One genomic segment of Occultella kanbiaonis includes these proteins:
- a CDS encoding WXG100 family type VII secretion target produces MSELVAPVVTDRPELSEWYKSLKIVGPIDQTVTSVQNGNWAGALFGLAGGVTDLADAVLDPIATLVSSVAGFLLDYMPPLPEFLDSLAGDPAEVTAIADTWSNISGHLTTVAADFDGAVDAALAPWVGLTADTYREVANVTSGTISSMAGVATGLSVGFAIASGIVAAVRAIVRDLIADLVGKLISWVVECLATVGIGLAWIGAQASAAIAKWSTKAADWIEKVTEAIEKFAGLVQKLDGALTELVPSLKKLEGILNLPGGPQFGDAIPGIAGLGNAGYQGATN; encoded by the coding sequence GTGAGCGAGCTGGTAGCGCCCGTCGTCACCGACCGGCCCGAGCTGAGCGAGTGGTACAAGAGCCTCAAGATCGTCGGTCCGATCGACCAGACCGTGACGTCGGTCCAGAACGGGAACTGGGCGGGTGCCCTGTTCGGTCTCGCCGGCGGCGTCACGGACCTCGCGGATGCGGTCCTCGACCCGATCGCCACGCTCGTCTCGAGCGTCGCCGGCTTCCTCCTCGACTACATGCCGCCGCTTCCGGAGTTCCTCGACAGCCTGGCCGGCGACCCGGCCGAGGTCACGGCGATCGCTGACACGTGGTCGAACATCTCGGGTCACCTCACCACGGTCGCCGCGGACTTCGACGGCGCGGTCGATGCCGCACTGGCCCCGTGGGTCGGCCTGACCGCCGACACCTACCGGGAGGTGGCGAACGTCACCAGCGGCACCATCTCCTCGATGGCGGGCGTCGCGACCGGGCTGAGCGTCGGGTTCGCCATCGCGAGCGGCATCGTCGCCGCCGTCCGCGCGATCGTGCGGGACCTGATCGCGGACCTGGTCGGCAAGCTCATCTCCTGGGTGGTCGAGTGCCTGGCCACGGTCGGCATCGGCCTGGCCTGGATCGGGGCGCAGGCCTCGGCGGCGATCGCGAAGTGGAGCACCAAGGCCGCGGACTGGATCGAGAAGGTCACCGAGGCCATCGAGAAGTTCGCCGGGCTCGTCCAGAAGCTCGACGGCGCCCTCACCGAACTGGTCCCGTCGCTGAAGAAGCTCGAGGGGATCCTCAACCTGCCTGGCGGTCCGCAGTTCGGCGACGCCATCCCCGGCATCGCTGGGCTGGGCAACGCCGGCTACCAAGGAGCGACGAACTGA
- a CDS encoding acyl-CoA carboxylase subunit beta, with protein sequence MTSSDAPDLTTTAGKIADLDARNEQGPRSLAAVASDKQAARGKRSARERIEGLLDEGSFVELDAFATHRSSNFGLDKKKIPGDGVVVGYGTIDGRQVCIYSQDFSVFGGSLGEVHGQKITKVMDLALRTGVPLIGISDGGGARIQEGVAALTQFAEIFRRNVAASGVIPQISLILGPSAGGAVYSPALTDFIVMADQTSNMFITGPDVIRAVTGEDVGFEELGGAHTHNERSGVAHYLAADEDDAYDYVKALLHYLPANNLTDPETYPIEADLEISDADLELDTLIPDSDNQPYDMRTVIEHVLDDEEFLEVQALYARNVIIGFGHVEGHPVGIVANQPQTMAGTLDINAAEKAARFVRTCDAFNIPVLTFVDVPGFLPGTDQEWNGIIRRGAKLIFAYAEATVPLITVITRKAYGGAYIVMGSKQLGADINLAWPTSQIAVMGASGAVNILQRGALKKVAESGGDVEAERARLVAEYEEAIVNPWDAAQRGYVDAVIEPSQTRTQIVRGLRALRTKRASLPAKKHGNIPL encoded by the coding sequence GTGACTTCTTCCGACGCCCCCGATCTGACCACCACCGCCGGCAAGATCGCCGATCTCGACGCACGCAACGAGCAGGGACCGCGATCCCTGGCGGCAGTCGCGTCCGACAAGCAGGCGGCCCGGGGCAAACGGTCCGCGCGGGAACGCATCGAGGGCCTGCTCGACGAGGGCAGCTTCGTCGAGCTGGACGCCTTCGCGACCCACCGCTCCAGCAACTTCGGACTCGACAAGAAGAAGATCCCGGGCGACGGCGTCGTGGTCGGGTACGGCACCATCGACGGCCGGCAGGTGTGCATCTACTCCCAGGACTTCTCCGTCTTCGGCGGGTCCCTCGGCGAGGTGCACGGACAGAAGATCACGAAGGTGATGGACCTCGCCCTGCGCACCGGGGTACCGCTGATCGGGATCTCCGACGGCGGTGGCGCCCGGATCCAGGAGGGCGTCGCCGCGCTGACCCAGTTCGCCGAGATCTTCCGCCGCAACGTCGCGGCATCCGGGGTGATCCCACAGATCTCCCTGATCCTCGGCCCGAGTGCCGGCGGCGCCGTGTACTCCCCCGCGCTCACCGACTTCATCGTGATGGCGGACCAGACCTCGAACATGTTCATCACCGGCCCGGACGTGATCCGTGCGGTCACCGGCGAGGACGTCGGCTTCGAGGAGCTCGGCGGCGCACACACCCACAACGAGCGGTCCGGGGTGGCCCACTACCTCGCCGCCGACGAGGACGACGCCTACGACTACGTCAAGGCGCTGCTGCACTACCTGCCCGCGAACAACCTGACCGACCCCGAGACGTATCCGATCGAGGCGGACCTCGAGATCAGCGACGCCGACCTCGAGCTGGACACGCTGATCCCGGACTCGGACAACCAGCCCTACGACATGCGCACCGTCATCGAGCACGTGCTCGACGACGAGGAGTTCCTCGAGGTCCAGGCCCTCTACGCGCGCAACGTGATCATCGGGTTCGGGCACGTCGAGGGACACCCCGTCGGGATCGTGGCGAACCAGCCGCAGACCATGGCCGGCACGCTGGACATCAACGCCGCCGAGAAGGCCGCCCGGTTCGTGCGCACCTGCGACGCGTTCAACATCCCGGTCCTCACGTTCGTGGACGTGCCCGGGTTCCTGCCCGGCACCGACCAGGAATGGAACGGCATCATCCGCCGCGGCGCGAAGCTGATCTTCGCCTACGCCGAGGCCACCGTCCCGCTGATCACCGTGATCACCCGCAAGGCGTACGGCGGCGCGTACATCGTGATGGGGTCCAAGCAGCTCGGCGCGGACATCAACCTGGCCTGGCCGACGTCGCAGATCGCCGTCATGGGCGCCAGCGGCGCCGTGAACATCCTTCAGCGCGGCGCGCTGAAGAAGGTGGCCGAGAGCGGCGGCGACGTCGAGGCCGAACGCGCCCGGCTCGTCGCCGAGTACGAGGAGGCGATCGTGAACCCGTGGGACGCCGCGCAGCGCGGCTACGTCGACGCCGTCATCGAGCCGTCCCAGACCCGCACGCAGATCGTGCGCGGACTTCGGGCGCTGCGGACGAAACGGGCATCGCTGCCCGCCAAGAAGCACGGGAACATCCCGCTATGA
- a CDS encoding adenylate/guanylate cyclase domain-containing protein gives MTESTEPRAERSTIRDQEERLLGGPPTLDVEEMAAAVGIPTQVLRVYWRSLGFADVPEGVKHFTQVDVDGLKAIVNLVLTDAVNLDTAQDLVRAQGHSMDRLVLWQVESLVADARHRYHLDDTSARLVVLDRLAVIGPVLRDQLGYVWRRQLAALLARMDKDVALSKDTATTDRLPLERAIGFIDIISYTSRAARLAPTELSSLMQVFESGARDVIAAHGARVVKTIGDAVLFVADDLETGAMVATGLIDVMDARGLPIRGSVVWGRVLSRSGDVFGPVVNLASRLSDLAGPASILMDDVSAALLEGMDGASMFSFEELQPVDVHGLGEVRPVRLARHATSEEAQ, from the coding sequence GTGACTGAGTCCACCGAGCCGCGCGCGGAGCGATCGACGATCCGCGACCAGGAGGAACGGCTGCTGGGCGGTCCGCCGACGCTGGACGTCGAGGAGATGGCGGCAGCCGTCGGGATCCCCACCCAGGTGCTGCGGGTCTACTGGCGCTCCCTCGGATTCGCCGACGTGCCGGAGGGCGTCAAGCACTTCACCCAGGTGGACGTCGACGGTCTCAAGGCGATCGTGAACCTGGTCCTCACCGACGCCGTGAACCTGGACACCGCGCAGGACCTGGTCCGGGCGCAGGGCCACTCGATGGACCGCCTGGTGCTGTGGCAGGTCGAGTCGCTCGTCGCCGATGCCCGGCACCGGTACCACCTCGACGACACCAGTGCCCGCCTCGTGGTGCTCGACCGGCTGGCGGTGATCGGCCCGGTGCTACGCGACCAGCTGGGCTACGTGTGGCGCCGTCAGCTCGCGGCGCTGCTGGCCCGGATGGACAAGGACGTCGCCCTCAGCAAGGACACCGCCACCACCGACCGGCTCCCACTGGAGCGCGCGATCGGCTTCATCGACATCATCTCCTACACCTCCCGCGCGGCCCGGCTCGCGCCCACCGAGCTCTCGTCGCTGATGCAGGTGTTCGAGTCCGGGGCCCGCGACGTCATCGCGGCGCACGGGGCGCGGGTGGTCAAGACGATCGGGGACGCCGTGCTGTTCGTCGCCGACGACCTCGAGACCGGCGCGATGGTCGCGACCGGCCTGATCGACGTGATGGACGCGCGCGGCCTGCCGATCCGGGGCTCGGTGGTGTGGGGTCGGGTGCTGTCCCGGTCCGGGGACGTGTTCGGCCCGGTCGTGAACCTCGCCTCCCGGCTCAGCGACCTCGCCGGGCCCGCCTCGATCCTGATGGATGACGTCAGCGCCGCGCTGTTGGAGGGCATGGACGGCGCGTCGATGTTCTCGTTCGAGGAGTTGCAGCCCGTGGACGTGCACGGGCTGGGTGAGGTCAGGCCGGTCCGGCTGGCACGGCACGCCACATCCGAGGAGGCACAATGA
- a CDS encoding family 16 glycosylhydrolase → MRVRPVLTSATTFALVLATLTLTPVTDVATAVGRDDADPPPVEPAPQIPPGYALAWADEFDGTQADGTGLDTSAWYYREGEKAECMNRPENVSVADGLMHIALVADDTFGPDYTCGGVISQEWFGYGYYETRAQLWGDQGFHSAFWTTGLSDAMPDTPDYRGPNNRINEIDGFEIDSHAPEVIAHHSHWFVPHHVGNQGGLYTGPDSSDGYHTYGFEWLPDQIRYFVDGELARVQPFSGPHGLQSVWLTTLGYTAPVDETNLPGETTWDYFRYYAPTADPNGATPGSVVVDNGDPGYSEQGDWEDSDTVTGGNQEAFGFQDRETRRALSADASATWVPDLTEAGSHEVLAWNPSFLSTGTTAAHFSVTHDGGTSDVVIDQSTAGQQWVSLGSYTFTPGTGQGVQVAAETDGVGTLRTDAVMFTPAVVVDDGGPGYTETGNWASSAAVTGWLDSATRFASDSASTARWTPTLPDGGTYAVYAWTPSHDLNTAVARYTVTDTTGATPVEVTSVDRWVPLGSYTFDAGTSGFVELSKSYGTPGYVRGDAVRFVPVPTPDTTAPSAPLRLDGEIEAEPGNGDLALTWQWQASAAADVVGYHVYLDGQRVNGNPVHRTSFTMNEMRAGTTVMLTVTAVDASGNESAPSRPARVRIPSDSLAPAAPADLVGEAANERGILYWSQNHEVDLLGYNVYVDGALANPDGPVGHPANPDFPRLGYSLDELSNNVEHAIEVRAVDLSGNESAAATVTITPLPMTIITPSDPGYSEQGTWTPSSVPGWLSARTRTTNVTSATATWTPDLTVAGEYDVWVWVPNHANSTVGARYTVSFSGGTDVVDIDQTTGGSRWILLGRYPFEAGTDGTVVVSNGAVANYLRTSAAKFIPVE, encoded by the coding sequence ATGCGCGTCCGTCCAGTCCTCACGTCGGCGACCACGTTCGCCCTGGTCCTTGCCACGCTCACGCTGACACCGGTGACCGACGTCGCCACCGCCGTCGGGCGTGACGATGCGGACCCACCACCGGTGGAACCGGCACCGCAGATCCCACCCGGCTACGCCCTCGCCTGGGCGGACGAGTTCGACGGTACCCAGGCCGATGGGACCGGGCTCGACACCTCGGCCTGGTACTACCGCGAGGGCGAGAAGGCCGAGTGCATGAACCGGCCCGAGAACGTCTCGGTCGCCGACGGGCTGATGCACATCGCCCTGGTGGCCGACGACACCTTCGGTCCCGACTACACCTGCGGCGGCGTGATCTCGCAGGAGTGGTTCGGCTACGGCTACTACGAGACCCGCGCGCAGCTCTGGGGCGATCAGGGCTTCCACTCCGCGTTCTGGACGACCGGGCTCTCCGACGCGATGCCGGACACCCCGGACTACCGCGGCCCGAACAACCGGATCAACGAGATCGACGGGTTCGAGATCGACTCGCACGCGCCCGAGGTGATCGCGCACCACTCGCACTGGTTCGTCCCGCATCACGTGGGCAACCAGGGTGGCCTGTACACCGGCCCGGACTCCTCAGACGGCTATCACACCTACGGCTTCGAGTGGCTGCCGGATCAGATCCGGTACTTCGTCGACGGCGAGCTGGCGCGGGTCCAGCCGTTCTCGGGTCCGCACGGGTTGCAGAGCGTCTGGCTCACCACGCTGGGGTACACCGCCCCGGTCGACGAGACGAACCTCCCGGGCGAGACCACCTGGGACTACTTCCGCTACTACGCGCCGACCGCGGACCCGAACGGTGCCACCCCGGGCAGCGTGGTCGTGGACAACGGCGACCCCGGCTACTCCGAGCAGGGCGACTGGGAGGACTCCGACACGGTCACCGGCGGGAACCAGGAGGCCTTCGGCTTCCAGGACCGCGAGACCCGCCGCGCCCTGTCCGCGGACGCCTCCGCCACCTGGGTCCCGGACCTGACCGAGGCCGGATCCCACGAGGTGCTGGCCTGGAACCCCAGCTTCCTGTCCACCGGCACCACCGCCGCGCACTTCTCCGTCACCCACGACGGCGGCACGTCCGACGTGGTCATCGATCAGTCCACCGCGGGACAGCAGTGGGTCAGCCTCGGCTCCTACACCTTCACCCCGGGCACGGGGCAGGGTGTTCAGGTGGCCGCGGAAACCGATGGAGTGGGCACGCTGCGCACGGACGCGGTCATGTTCACCCCGGCCGTCGTCGTCGACGACGGCGGCCCGGGCTACACCGAGACCGGCAACTGGGCCTCCTCCGCGGCCGTGACCGGATGGCTCGACTCGGCGACCAGGTTCGCCAGCGACTCGGCCTCCACCGCCCGCTGGACGCCGACCCTGCCGGACGGCGGGACGTACGCCGTCTACGCCTGGACGCCCTCGCACGACCTGAACACCGCCGTCGCCCGGTACACGGTCACGGACACCACGGGCGCCACCCCGGTCGAGGTGACCAGTGTCGACCGCTGGGTACCGCTCGGAAGCTACACGTTCGACGCCGGCACCAGCGGCTTCGTGGAACTGAGCAAGTCGTACGGAACGCCCGGATACGTTCGAGGCGACGCGGTGCGGTTCGTTCCGGTGCCCACTCCGGACACCACCGCCCCGAGTGCCCCACTTCGCCTCGACGGGGAGATCGAGGCGGAACCCGGCAACGGCGACCTCGCGCTCACGTGGCAGTGGCAGGCCAGTGCGGCAGCGGACGTGGTCGGCTACCACGTCTACCTCGACGGTCAGCGCGTGAACGGCAACCCGGTGCACCGGACCTCGTTCACGATGAATGAGATGCGGGCCGGCACGACCGTCATGCTCACCGTGACCGCCGTCGATGCCTCCGGCAACGAGTCGGCGCCGTCGCGGCCGGCCCGGGTCCGGATCCCCAGCGACTCCCTCGCCCCGGCGGCCCCTGCGGACCTCGTCGGCGAGGCGGCGAACGAGCGAGGCATCCTGTACTGGTCGCAGAACCACGAGGTCGATCTGCTCGGCTACAACGTCTACGTGGACGGCGCCCTTGCCAACCCGGACGGTCCGGTGGGCCACCCGGCGAACCCGGACTTCCCGCGGCTCGGGTACTCGCTCGACGAGCTCTCGAACAACGTCGAGCACGCCATCGAGGTGCGCGCCGTCGACCTGTCCGGCAACGAGTCCGCGGCCGCTACGGTCACGATCACGCCATTGCCGATGACGATCATCACCCCGTCGGATCCGGGCTACAGCGAGCAGGGCACCTGGACACCGTCGAGCGTGCCGGGATGGTTGAGTGCACGCACCCGGACCACGAACGTGACCAGCGCAACCGCGACGTGGACGCCGGACCTGACCGTGGCGGGTGAGTACGACGTGTGGGTGTGGGTGCCGAACCACGCCAACAGCACCGTCGGCGCCCGCTACACGGTCTCCTTCTCGGGCGGCACCGACGTCGTCGACATCGACCAGACCACCGGCGGCAGCCGCTGGATCCTGCTCGGACGGTACCCGTTCGAGGCGGGCACCGACGGGACCGTGGTGGTCTCCAACGGAGCCGTCGCGAACTACCTGCGCACCAGCGCGGCGAAGTTCATCCCGGTCGAGTAG
- a CDS encoding biotin--[acetyl-CoA-carboxylase] ligase, whose amino-acid sequence MSAPRLMVVESTGSTNADLLRAATAEPDAWPHLSGILARHQRGGRGRTGRSWDTDAHTALTFSVVLRPDRPREQWSWLPLLAGVAVLRAVPAAEPVAGEPAAGGPPDARLALKWPNDLVHTGGGQDLPDWHRLRKVGGLLAEVLPDGSGVVLGIGVNLAGASLPVPWAGTLAEVGIETDAQTLAARIVASLARVLADPAITADPRSAVGPHVVSLGAEVRVDLPTGPAIHGEATGLADDGALVVRTDAGARHVHAGDVAHVRLG is encoded by the coding sequence ATGAGTGCACCGCGACTGATGGTCGTCGAGTCGACCGGTTCCACGAACGCCGACCTGCTCCGCGCCGCGACGGCCGAGCCGGACGCCTGGCCGCACCTGTCCGGGATCCTGGCCCGGCACCAGCGTGGCGGCCGTGGCCGGACCGGCCGGAGCTGGGACACCGATGCCCACACGGCGCTCACGTTCTCGGTGGTGCTGCGCCCGGACCGGCCCCGTGAGCAGTGGTCGTGGCTGCCGCTGCTCGCCGGTGTCGCGGTGCTGCGGGCGGTGCCGGCGGCGGAGCCAGTGGCCGGCGAGCCGGCGGCCGGCGGCCCGCCCGATGCCCGACTCGCCCTGAAGTGGCCGAACGACCTGGTGCATACGGGAGGCGGGCAGGACCTGCCTGACTGGCACCGGCTCCGCAAGGTCGGGGGGCTGCTCGCGGAGGTACTCCCGGACGGCTCCGGCGTGGTGCTCGGCATCGGTGTGAACCTCGCCGGTGCGTCGCTACCGGTGCCCTGGGCCGGGACCCTCGCCGAGGTCGGCATCGAGACCGACGCGCAGACGCTCGCCGCGCGGATCGTCGCGTCGCTCGCGCGCGTGCTCGCCGACCCGGCGATCACCGCGGACCCACGCTCCGCCGTCGGGCCTCACGTGGTCAGCCTCGGCGCCGAGGTGCGCGTGGACCTGCCCACCGGGCCGGCCATCCACGGCGAGGCGACCGGCCTCGCGGACGACGGCGCGCTCGTGGTGCGCACCGACGCCGGAGCGCGGCACGTGCACGCCGGGGACGTCGCGCATGTACGCCTGGGGTGA
- a CDS encoding acyl-CoA carboxylase subunit epsilon, whose amino-acid sequence MSTPNGNGNGNGTYAAVGEVPDDVVRVMRGEPDDVELAALVAGILAARAGTPDDIDDGTHTSVWHDPGHRLGLPVRPGRAAWRWSSHRA is encoded by the coding sequence ATGAGCACGCCGAACGGGAACGGGAACGGGAACGGCACCTACGCCGCCGTCGGCGAGGTGCCCGACGACGTGGTCCGGGTCATGCGCGGCGAGCCCGACGACGTCGAGCTGGCCGCCCTGGTCGCCGGGATCCTGGCCGCCCGCGCGGGTACACCGGACGACATCGACGACGGCACCCACACCTCGGTGTGGCACGACCCGGGTCATCGCCTCGGCCTACCGGTCCGACCCGGCCGCGCAGCCTGGCGGTGGAGTTCACACCGGGCCTGA
- a CDS encoding DUF421 domain-containing protein, giving the protein MDIVIRAAVVFLFLWFITRVVGRSTLGELSSFQLIVFITMGDLVQQAVTQQDYSVTAAVLAVGTFAILTIAISWANARWRPAARLTHGLPVVVFADGEPALPVMRRERLSLDDFMAAARGQGITSFAQIRLAVLETNGQLSFITTQGPEAGAPEEPKPG; this is encoded by the coding sequence ATGGACATCGTGATCCGCGCCGCCGTCGTCTTCCTGTTCCTGTGGTTCATCACCCGGGTGGTGGGTCGCTCGACGCTCGGCGAGTTGAGCTCGTTCCAGCTCATCGTGTTCATCACCATGGGCGACCTCGTACAGCAGGCCGTGACCCAGCAGGACTACTCGGTGACCGCAGCGGTGCTCGCCGTGGGGACATTCGCGATTCTCACGATCGCGATCTCCTGGGCGAACGCACGCTGGCGGCCGGCCGCACGCCTGACCCACGGGCTCCCCGTCGTGGTGTTCGCCGACGGTGAGCCAGCGCTGCCGGTGATGCGGCGGGAGCGACTCAGCCTCGACGACTTCATGGCCGCCGCGCGCGGCCAGGGCATCACGTCGTTCGCGCAGATCCGGCTCGCCGTTCTCGAGACGAACGGCCAGCTCTCGTTCATCACGACTCAGGGACCCGAGGCCGGCGCACCAGAGGAGCCGAAGCCAGGCTGA
- a CDS encoding DUF885 domain-containing protein, translated as MTAAPTPRTSTPTDAIADAFVDTIAGLSPIAATSMGITGHDHLLDDFSPAGDQTRVAAALKVLADLADVDPVDDIDRITQSAMRERQGLLIELAEADEHLADLNVIASPVQGIREVFDLMPTDTAADWETIAERMHAVPAAVDGYIESLRLAASRGVVAAIRQFTECIKETDDLAGDASFWTTFATGAQPDGAAPAGALAGHLADGAERARTAYGTLASALRELSAQAPADDAVGRERYARFSRRFLGAAIDLDETYEWGLEELARIVAEQEHVAAQIGGPGTAIRDAMAALSADPARKLHGTDALREWMQTTSDAALDALADTQFDIPEPVRRLECRIAPTQSGGIYYTGPSEDFSRPGRMWWSVPAGVTEFDTWVEKTTVYHEGVPGHHLQVGQTVYRSALLNRWRRMACWVSGHGEGWALYAERLMADLGFLDDPGDRMGMLDGQRLRAARVVIDLGVHLGKPCPDEWGGGIWNAEKAWPFLTANANMAEGFLRFELNRYLGWPGQAPAYKVGQRLWEQIRDETAAREGADFDLKAFHRRALDVGSVGLDTLREALA; from the coding sequence ATGACCGCTGCCCCCACCCCGCGCACCTCGACGCCGACCGACGCCATCGCAGACGCCTTCGTCGACACCATCGCCGGACTGAGCCCCATCGCCGCGACCTCGATGGGCATCACCGGCCACGACCACCTGCTCGACGACTTCTCCCCGGCCGGCGACCAGACCCGGGTGGCGGCCGCCCTGAAGGTCCTCGCCGATCTGGCGGACGTCGACCCGGTCGACGACATCGACCGCATCACCCAGTCCGCCATGCGGGAACGCCAAGGACTGCTCATCGAGCTCGCCGAGGCGGACGAGCACCTCGCGGACCTCAACGTGATCGCCTCGCCGGTGCAGGGGATCCGCGAGGTCTTCGACCTCATGCCCACCGACACGGCCGCGGACTGGGAGACCATCGCCGAGCGCATGCACGCCGTGCCCGCCGCCGTCGACGGGTACATCGAGTCGCTGCGACTGGCCGCGTCCCGAGGCGTGGTCGCCGCCATCCGGCAGTTCACCGAATGCATCAAGGAGACCGACGACCTCGCCGGGGACGCCTCGTTCTGGACCACCTTCGCGACCGGCGCCCAGCCCGACGGCGCCGCACCCGCGGGCGCACTCGCCGGCCACCTCGCCGACGGGGCCGAGCGGGCCCGGACCGCCTACGGCACGCTCGCCTCGGCCCTGCGTGAACTGTCCGCGCAGGCACCGGCGGACGACGCCGTCGGGCGGGAGCGCTACGCGCGCTTCTCGCGCCGCTTCCTCGGCGCGGCGATCGACCTCGACGAGACGTACGAGTGGGGCCTGGAGGAACTCGCCCGGATCGTCGCCGAACAGGAGCACGTGGCCGCCCAAATCGGCGGTCCGGGCACGGCCATCCGCGACGCCATGGCCGCGCTGAGCGCCGATCCCGCCCGCAAGCTGCACGGAACCGACGCACTGCGGGAGTGGATGCAGACCACCTCCGACGCCGCCCTCGACGCACTCGCCGACACCCAGTTCGACATCCCCGAGCCGGTTCGTCGGTTGGAGTGCCGCATCGCGCCGACGCAGTCCGGCGGCATCTACTACACCGGCCCCAGCGAGGACTTCTCCCGACCGGGCCGGATGTGGTGGTCCGTGCCCGCGGGCGTGACCGAGTTCGACACCTGGGTCGAGAAGACCACGGTCTACCACGAGGGCGTGCCCGGTCATCACCTGCAGGTCGGCCAGACCGTCTACCGCTCCGCCCTGCTGAACCGCTGGCGCCGGATGGCCTGCTGGGTCAGCGGACACGGCGAGGGCTGGGCCCTGTACGCCGAGCGGCTGATGGCCGACCTCGGCTTCCTCGACGACCCGGGCGACCGCATGGGCATGCTCGACGGGCAGCGGCTGCGGGCCGCACGCGTGGTCATCGACCTCGGCGTGCACCTCGGCAAGCCGTGCCCGGACGAGTGGGGCGGCGGCATCTGGAACGCCGAGAAGGCGTGGCCGTTCCTGACGGCGAACGCCAACATGGCCGAGGGCTTCCTGCGGTTCGAGCTCAACCGGTACCTCGGCTGGCCCGGACAGGCGCCCGCCTACAAGGTGGGCCAGCGGCTCTGGGAGCAGATCCGGGACGAGACGGCGGCCCGCGAGGGTGCCGACTTCGACCTGAAGGCGTTCCATCGGCGCGCCCTGGACGTCGGTTCCGTGGGGCTGGACACCCTGCGCGAGGCGCTCGCGTGA
- a CDS encoding response regulator transcription factor, with protein MTRVLLAEDDPAIAEPLARALTREGYTVSVHGTGRGAIDEAAQADLFVLDLGLPDMDGLDVARWVRNQGLTTPILVLTARADEVDLVVGLDAGADDYVTKPFRLAELLARVRALLRRAGSEGGEEDEIASQDVRVDIAAHRAFQGERELQLTAKEFELLRVLVREAGAVVSRDSLMREVWASDPTGSTKTLDMHVSWLRRKLGDDANAPRYISTVRGMGFRFENGEH; from the coding sequence GTGACCCGAGTTCTATTAGCAGAAGATGACCCGGCCATTGCCGAGCCGTTGGCGAGGGCTCTGACTCGCGAGGGCTACACGGTCTCCGTGCACGGCACCGGACGCGGAGCGATCGACGAGGCGGCCCAGGCCGACCTGTTCGTCCTCGACCTCGGCCTGCCCGACATGGACGGACTCGACGTGGCCCGGTGGGTCCGCAACCAGGGTCTGACGACACCGATCCTGGTGCTCACCGCGCGCGCCGACGAGGTCGACCTGGTGGTGGGCCTCGATGCCGGTGCCGACGACTACGTGACCAAGCCGTTCCGGCTGGCCGAGCTGCTCGCCCGGGTGCGGGCGCTGCTGCGCCGGGCCGGGAGCGAGGGCGGCGAGGAGGACGAGATCGCCTCCCAGGACGTCCGGGTCGACATCGCCGCGCACCGGGCCTTCCAGGGCGAGCGGGAGCTCCAGCTGACGGCCAAGGAGTTCGAGCTGCTCCGGGTGCTCGTGCGGGAGGCCGGCGCGGTGGTCTCCCGGGACTCGCTGATGCGCGAGGTCTGGGCCTCGGACCCGACCGGTTCCACGAAGACCCTGGACATGCACGTGTCCTGGCTGCGCCGCAAGCTCGGCGACGACGCCAACGCCCCCCGGTACATCTCCACCGTGCGGGGCATGGGCTTCCGATTCGAGAACGGGGAGCACTGA
- a CDS encoding type VII secretion target produces the protein MGFDLEVDTDAVRAHAADVSGIAARIGDATSAAGEALTMGPHAFGILCSFLTLPANAVQGLGLVGIAGSQAVVGGLGNTLTSIADNYDAVDQATAGRLTKFIESL, from the coding sequence ATGGGATTCGACCTCGAGGTCGACACGGACGCGGTGCGTGCGCACGCGGCGGACGTGAGCGGGATCGCCGCACGGATCGGGGACGCCACCTCGGCGGCCGGGGAGGCGTTGACCATGGGGCCCCATGCGTTCGGGATCCTGTGCAGCTTCCTGACGCTCCCCGCGAACGCCGTGCAGGGTCTCGGGCTGGTAGGGATCGCGGGGAGCCAGGCCGTCGTCGGCGGGCTCGGCAACACACTGACGTCCATCGCAGACAACTACGACGCCGTCGACCAGGCCACGGCCGGCCGCCTGACGAAGTTCATCGAGTCGCTGTGA